In Phoenix dactylifera cultivar Barhee BC4 chromosome 11, palm_55x_up_171113_PBpolish2nd_filt_p, whole genome shotgun sequence, the following are encoded in one genomic region:
- the LOC120112509 gene encoding DNA repair protein REV1-like, whose protein sequence is MAFESPSHTAASSSSSASGNAKKRKTMSDSSGPFPRIRNPRNSLRPKNSPFADFGSYMVEKNKKLREQFDSAASTSSLQDSGDGKKGIFHGVSIFVDGFTVPSSQELKAYMLKHGGRFENYFSTHTVTHIICSHLPDGKKRNFRY, encoded by the exons ATGGCCTTCGAATCTCCCTCTCAcaccgccgcctcctcctcctcgtcggcCTCCGGCAACGCCAAAAAGAGGAAAACCATGTCCGACTCCTCCGGCCCTTTTCCCCGAATCAGAAACCCTCGGAACTCTCTCCGCCCCAAGAATTCCCCCTTCGCCGATTTCGGAAG TTATATGGTGGAGAAGAATAAGAAGCTGCGAGAACAATTCGATTCGGCGGCTTCCACTTCATCCCTTCAAGATTCCGGTGATGGGAAGAAGGGCATCTTCCATGGGGTTTCTATTTTCGTCGATGGATTCACTGTTCCCTCCAGTCAG GAACTAAAGGCATATATGCTGAAGCATGGTGGGCGGTTTGAGAATTACTTCTCAACGCATACAGTGACTCATATCATTTGCAGTCACCTTCCTGATGGTAAAAAGAGGAACTTCAGGTATTAA
- the LOC103706568 gene encoding probable receptor-like protein kinase At1g80640 isoform X2, translated as MKRPPSPLLLPCILVYSSLLFPAVTHGRGSPMLSPFISPLHSPQIQPISVPPSSLAPSPIGNNLAGMQIIVRHNHLHKELIIAIVLASVAVAAIIVSTCWACLFWRRNRQTLDSKNIQNGARGLTLGPILSKFNSLKMTGKKGLWAMVEYSLLESSTNKFSESNILGEGGFGCVYKACFDGGLLAAVKKLDGGGQDCEREFENELDLLGRIRHPNIVSLLGYCIHGETRLLVYDLMQNGSLETQLHGPSHGSALTWHIRMKIALDTARGLEYLHEHCNPPVIHRDLKSSNILLDSEFNAKISDFGLAVTGGNHNKGSVNLSGTLGYVAPEYLLDGKLTEKSDVYAFGVVLLELLMGRKPVEKMAPSQCQSIVTWAMPQLTDRTKLPNIVDPVIRNTMDLKHLYQVAAVAVLCVQPEPSYRPLITDVLHSLVPLVPTELGGTLRIAEPSPRASHKSSSH; from the exons ATGAAGAGGCCACCATCACCTCTTCTACTTCCATGCATTCTGGTCTACTCCTCCTTGCTCTTCCCAGCTGTAACCCATGGCAGAGGCTCCCCCATGCTCTCTCCCTTCATCTCCCCCCTTCACTCCCCTCAAATCCAACCCATTTCTGTACCTCCTTCATCTCTGGCACCATCTCCTATAGGGAATAATCTAGCAG GGATGCAGATCATAGTACGTCACAACCATTTGCACAAAGAATTGATTATTGCAATCGTTCTGGCCTCTGTTGCCGTGGCTGCGATCATTGTATCAACATGTTGGGCCTGTCTCTTTTGGCGAAGAAATCGCCAAACTCTCGATTCAAAGAATATTCAAA ATGGTGCTAGAGGGCTCACACTAGGTCCAATCTTGAGCAAGTTTAATTCGTTGAAGATGACTGGCAAGAAAGGATTGTGGGCTATGGTTGAGTATTCATTGCTAGAATCGTCAACTAATAAATTCAGTGAGAGCAATATCTTGGGAGAAGGAGGATTTGGCTGTGTATATAAAGCTTGCTTTGATGGGGGACTTCTTGCTGCAGTGAAGAAATTGGATGGTGGTGGCCAGGATTGTGAAAGAGAGTTTGAG AATGAGCTGGATTTGCTCGGAAGAATCCGGCATCCAAATATAGTTTCCCTTTTGGGTTACTGTATTCATGGAGAAACAAGGCTTCTTGTTTATGACTTGATGCAAAATGGATCTCTGGAAACACAGTTGCATG GGCCATCTCATGGGTCAGCTTTAACTTGGCACATTCGCATGAAAATTGCACTTGATACAGCAAG AGGGTTGGAATATCTCCACGAGCACTGCAATCCACCTGTGATTCATAGAGATCTAAAATCATCCAATATACTTCTAGATTCAGAGTTTAATGCCAAG ATTTCAGATTTTGGCCTTGCTGTGACTGGTGGAAACCATAACAAAGGCAGTGTCAACCTTTCGGGCACTCTGGGTTATGTGGCTCCCGAGTACTTATTAGATG GCAAGCTTACTGAGAAAAGTGATGTTTATGCATTTGGAGTAGTTCTGCTAGAGCTTCTGATGGGAAGGAAACCGGTTGAAAAAATGGCACCATCTCAATGCCAATCTATTGTCACATGG GCCATGCCCCAGCTCACGGACAGAACAAAGCTTCCAAACATAGTGGACCCGGTGATTAGGAATACAATGGATTTGAAACACTTATACCAG GTTGCTGCCGTTGCCGTGCTGTGTGTCCAGCCAGAACCAAGTTATAGGCCATTGATAACTGATGTACTTCACTCGCTCGTTCCTCTGGTGCCCACAGAACTTGGAGGGACATTGAGAATTGCAGAGCCATCTCCTCGTGCAAGCCATAAGTCTTCTTCTCACTAA
- the LOC103706568 gene encoding probable receptor-like protein kinase At1g80640 isoform X1: MKRPPSPLLLPCILVYSSLLFPAVTHGRGSPMLSPFISPLHSPQIQPISVPPSSLAPSPIGNNLAGMQIIVRHNHLHKELIIAIVLASVAVAAIIVSTCWACLFWRRNRQTLDSKNIQSSDGARGLTLGPILSKFNSLKMTGKKGLWAMVEYSLLESSTNKFSESNILGEGGFGCVYKACFDGGLLAAVKKLDGGGQDCEREFENELDLLGRIRHPNIVSLLGYCIHGETRLLVYDLMQNGSLETQLHGPSHGSALTWHIRMKIALDTARGLEYLHEHCNPPVIHRDLKSSNILLDSEFNAKISDFGLAVTGGNHNKGSVNLSGTLGYVAPEYLLDGKLTEKSDVYAFGVVLLELLMGRKPVEKMAPSQCQSIVTWAMPQLTDRTKLPNIVDPVIRNTMDLKHLYQVAAVAVLCVQPEPSYRPLITDVLHSLVPLVPTELGGTLRIAEPSPRASHKSSSH, translated from the exons ATGAAGAGGCCACCATCACCTCTTCTACTTCCATGCATTCTGGTCTACTCCTCCTTGCTCTTCCCAGCTGTAACCCATGGCAGAGGCTCCCCCATGCTCTCTCCCTTCATCTCCCCCCTTCACTCCCCTCAAATCCAACCCATTTCTGTACCTCCTTCATCTCTGGCACCATCTCCTATAGGGAATAATCTAGCAG GGATGCAGATCATAGTACGTCACAACCATTTGCACAAAGAATTGATTATTGCAATCGTTCTGGCCTCTGTTGCCGTGGCTGCGATCATTGTATCAACATGTTGGGCCTGTCTCTTTTGGCGAAGAAATCGCCAAACTCTCGATTCAAAGAATATTCAAAGTTCAG ATGGTGCTAGAGGGCTCACACTAGGTCCAATCTTGAGCAAGTTTAATTCGTTGAAGATGACTGGCAAGAAAGGATTGTGGGCTATGGTTGAGTATTCATTGCTAGAATCGTCAACTAATAAATTCAGTGAGAGCAATATCTTGGGAGAAGGAGGATTTGGCTGTGTATATAAAGCTTGCTTTGATGGGGGACTTCTTGCTGCAGTGAAGAAATTGGATGGTGGTGGCCAGGATTGTGAAAGAGAGTTTGAG AATGAGCTGGATTTGCTCGGAAGAATCCGGCATCCAAATATAGTTTCCCTTTTGGGTTACTGTATTCATGGAGAAACAAGGCTTCTTGTTTATGACTTGATGCAAAATGGATCTCTGGAAACACAGTTGCATG GGCCATCTCATGGGTCAGCTTTAACTTGGCACATTCGCATGAAAATTGCACTTGATACAGCAAG AGGGTTGGAATATCTCCACGAGCACTGCAATCCACCTGTGATTCATAGAGATCTAAAATCATCCAATATACTTCTAGATTCAGAGTTTAATGCCAAG ATTTCAGATTTTGGCCTTGCTGTGACTGGTGGAAACCATAACAAAGGCAGTGTCAACCTTTCGGGCACTCTGGGTTATGTGGCTCCCGAGTACTTATTAGATG GCAAGCTTACTGAGAAAAGTGATGTTTATGCATTTGGAGTAGTTCTGCTAGAGCTTCTGATGGGAAGGAAACCGGTTGAAAAAATGGCACCATCTCAATGCCAATCTATTGTCACATGG GCCATGCCCCAGCTCACGGACAGAACAAAGCTTCCAAACATAGTGGACCCGGTGATTAGGAATACAATGGATTTGAAACACTTATACCAG GTTGCTGCCGTTGCCGTGCTGTGTGTCCAGCCAGAACCAAGTTATAGGCCATTGATAACTGATGTACTTCACTCGCTCGTTCCTCTGGTGCCCACAGAACTTGGAGGGACATTGAGAATTGCAGAGCCATCTCCTCGTGCAAGCCATAAGTCTTCTTCTCACTAA